One Bacillus solimangrovi genomic window carries:
- the spoIVA gene encoding stage IV sporulation protein A encodes MEKVDIFKDIAERTGGDIYLGVVGAVRTGKSTFIKKFMELVVLPNIENESDKARAQDELPQSAAGKTIMTTEPKFVPNQAVRVDVDEGLEVNIRLVDCVGYTVPGAQGYEDENGPRMINTPWYEESIPFHEAAEIGTRKVIQEHSTLGVVVTTDGSIGEIPRSNYLEAEERVIDELKEVGKPFIMVINSAHPHHPETENLRKKLNEKYDIPVLAMSVEGMTEKDVYGVLREALYEFPVLEVNVNLPSWVMVLKEDHWLRQNYQEAVKDTVKDIKRLRDVDRVVGQFSDYEYLDRASLAGIEMGQGIAEIDLFAPDNLYDQILKEVVGVEIRGKDHLLELMQEFAYAKVEYDQVSDALRMVKQTGYGVAAPALEDMSLDEPEIIRQGSRFGVRLKAVAPSIHMVKVDVESEFSPIIGTEKQSEELVRYLMQDFEEDPLSIWNSDIFGRSLSSIVREGIQAKLALMPENARYKLKETLERIINEGSGGLIAIIL; translated from the coding sequence ATGGAAAAGGTAGATATTTTCAAAGATATTGCAGAACGTACGGGCGGTGACATTTATTTGGGAGTTGTCGGTGCCGTGCGAACAGGAAAATCAACATTTATTAAGAAGTTTATGGAATTAGTCGTACTGCCGAATATTGAGAATGAATCGGATAAAGCAAGAGCACAAGATGAACTGCCACAAAGCGCAGCAGGAAAAACGATTATGACGACAGAACCGAAATTCGTACCAAATCAGGCTGTTCGAGTAGATGTTGATGAAGGGCTGGAGGTAAACATTCGTCTTGTTGATTGTGTCGGTTATACAGTACCAGGTGCACAAGGTTACGAAGATGAAAATGGGCCTCGTATGATTAATACGCCATGGTATGAAGAATCTATTCCATTCCATGAAGCAGCTGAGATTGGAACGAGAAAAGTTATCCAAGAGCATTCAACGTTGGGTGTAGTAGTAACTACTGACGGTTCAATTGGTGAAATTCCTCGTTCGAATTACTTAGAAGCTGAAGAACGTGTCATTGATGAACTGAAGGAAGTAGGAAAACCATTCATTATGGTCATCAACTCTGCACATCCTCATCACCCTGAAACCGAGAATCTTCGAAAAAAGTTGAATGAGAAATATGATATTCCAGTACTTGCGATGAGTGTAGAAGGCATGACAGAAAAAGATGTATATGGTGTTCTCCGTGAAGCATTATATGAATTCCCAGTCTTAGAGGTGAATGTTAATTTGCCAAGCTGGGTGATGGTACTTAAAGAGGATCATTGGTTACGTCAAAATTATCAAGAAGCAGTAAAAGATACTGTAAAAGATATTAAAAGACTTCGTGATGTTGATCGTGTTGTAGGACAGTTTAGTGATTATGAATATTTGGATCGCGCGTCTCTTGCTGGAATTGAGATGGGGCAAGGGATTGCTGAGATTGATCTATTTGCACCTGACAATCTTTATGACCAAATCTTAAAAGAAGTAGTTGGAGTAGAAATAAGAGGTAAAGATCATTTATTAGAGCTCATGCAAGAATTTGCTTATGCCAAAGTTGAGTATGATCAAGTTTCTGATGCACTTCGAATGGTTAAGCAAACCGGATATGGAGTTGCAGCACCAGCATTAGAAGACATGAGTTTAGATGAGCCAGAAATAATTCGTCAAGGTTCACGATTTGGTGTCCGTTTGAAGGCAGTTGCTCCATCTATTCATATGGTAAAAGTGGATGTTGAGAGTGAATTCTCACCAATTATTGGAACTGAAAAACAAAGTGAAGAACTTGTACGTTATTTAATGCAAGATTTCGAGGAAGACCCATTATCAATCTGGAATTCTGACATTTTTGGACGTAGTCTAAGCTCAATTGTACGTGAAGGCATACAGGCGAAGCTTGCGTTAATGCCTGAAAACGCACGATATAAGTTAAAAGAAACATTGGAACGAATTATTAATGAAGGTTCAGGTGGTTTAATAGCGATAATATTATAA
- a CDS encoding DUF2768 domain-containing protein, whose translation MSVALMKMWISFAGIIFMFVSVVLIMFSRGKLKPGIFRFITSFIAYVLMILAGIIIFFVVFSGPVPE comes from the coding sequence ATGTCGGTAGCATTGATGAAAATGTGGATTTCGTTTGCGGGCATTATTTTTATGTTCGTATCTGTAGTATTAATTATGTTTAGTCGTGGTAAATTGAAACCAGGAATTTTTCGCTTTATAACTTCGTTTATCGCCTATGTATTGATGATATTGGCTGGAATTATAATATTTTTTGTCGTCTTTAGTGGACCTGTACCTGAATGA
- a CDS encoding stage VI sporulation protein F has product MRNYRSSKDEKIVRHVVRSFSTWSNSDLSKSEEDKIVKDILQSHKPLDFHRFRQTGHEQMKNLGTWRGRK; this is encoded by the coding sequence GTGAGAAATTACAGATCATCAAAGGATGAAAAGATAGTAAGGCATGTTGTGCGTTCATTCTCAACATGGAGTAATTCAGATTTGTCAAAGTCAGAAGAGGATAAGATTGTTAAGGATATCCTTCAATCTCATAAGCCGCTCGATTTTCACAGGTTTCGTCAAACTGGGCACGAACAAATGAAGAACTTGGGCACATGGCGGGGTCGAAAGTGA
- a CDS encoding NAD(P)H-dependent glycerol-3-phosphate dehydrogenase, with amino-acid sequence MSEITVLGAGSWGTALAMVLADNKHNVRLWSHRKEQVEEINSKHTNDLYLPDVKLPASIIGYDSLEESLIGIDTILMAVPTSAVREVLRKLVSFVDRPLTIIHASKGMEPGTFKRISEMIAEEVPEHLLSAIVVLSGPSHAEEVSCRQITTVTSSSTSIKAAEAVQDLFINKHFRVYTNPDVVGVEIGGALKNIVALGAGISDGLGYGDNTKAALMTRGLAEIARLGTHMGANPMTFSGLTGIGDLIATCTSKHSRNWRAGNMLGQGHKLDEVLDNMGMVVEGVRTTKAVYQFASTNNVSMPITTAIYKILFENESPKEIVDELMTRMRTHEMEDLRDFASRS; translated from the coding sequence ATGTCAGAGATTACAGTATTAGGAGCAGGAAGTTGGGGAACAGCACTTGCGATGGTTCTTGCTGATAATAAACACAATGTACGCTTATGGTCACATCGTAAGGAGCAAGTAGAAGAAATTAACTCGAAACATACAAATGACTTGTACCTACCTGATGTGAAGTTACCTGCAAGCATTATTGGATATGATTCATTAGAAGAGAGCTTAATAGGTATAGATACGATCCTAATGGCTGTCCCGACAAGTGCTGTTCGTGAGGTTTTAAGAAAGCTTGTTTCTTTTGTGGACAGACCACTCACGATTATTCATGCGAGTAAAGGGATGGAGCCTGGAACATTCAAACGTATTTCTGAAATGATCGCTGAAGAGGTACCGGAACATTTGCTTTCTGCTATTGTTGTGTTGTCAGGACCTTCCCATGCAGAGGAAGTCAGTTGTCGACAAATAACGACTGTTACATCATCATCGACATCGATTAAAGCAGCAGAAGCTGTGCAAGACTTGTTTATTAACAAACATTTTCGAGTGTATACAAATCCAGACGTTGTCGGAGTTGAGATTGGTGGAGCACTTAAGAATATCGTTGCTCTAGGAGCTGGAATTTCAGATGGACTTGGTTATGGAGACAATACGAAGGCAGCTCTTATGACACGTGGGCTTGCTGAAATTGCTCGACTTGGGACTCATATGGGAGCAAATCCGATGACTTTCTCAGGTCTAACTGGAATTGGTGATTTAATTGCTACATGTACGAGTAAGCATAGTCGAAATTGGCGTGCTGGTAATATGTTAGGGCAAGGGCATAAGCTTGATGAAGTGCTAGATAATATGGGGATGGTTGTTGAAGGTGTTCGCACAACTAAAGCTGTTTATCAATTTGCTTCAACAAATAACGTGTCGATGCCAATTACAACTGCTATCTATAAAATTTTGTTTGAAAATGAATCACCAAAAGAAATTGTTGATGAATTAATGACTCGTATGCGTACACATGAGATGGAAGATTTACGAGACTTCGCCTCAAGGTCATAG
- the der gene encoding ribosome biogenesis GTPase Der yields the protein MAKPVIAIVGRPNVGKSTIFNRIVGERVSIVEDVPGVTRDRIYSSAEWLNYDFNIIDTGGIEISDAPFMTQIREQAELAIDEADVIVFLTNGREGVTGADEEVAKILFRSKKPVVLGVNKIDNPDMREHIYDFYSLGCGEPYPISGTHGLGLGDLLDVAAEHFPKDNREERDENKIYFSLIGRPNVGKSSMVNAMLGEERVIVSDIEGTTRDAIDSEFKRDGQEYVIIDTAGMRKKGKVYESTEKYSVLRALRAIERSDVVLVVIDAETGIIEQDKKIAGYAHEAGRGVVLVVNKWDAVEKDERTMNEFEKKIRAHFQFLDYAPIVFVSAQTKQRLHALVPMIDQVAENHNLRVQTNILNEVVMDAVAMNPTPTDKGRRLKIYYATQVAVKPPTFVIFVNDPELMHFSYLRFLENQIREAFGFKGTPIKIFPRARK from the coding sequence ATGGCAAAGCCAGTAATTGCAATTGTTGGACGCCCAAATGTTGGAAAGTCGACAATATTTAATCGAATTGTAGGGGAACGTGTATCGATTGTAGAAGATGTTCCAGGGGTAACACGCGATAGAATATATAGCTCAGCTGAGTGGTTGAATTACGATTTTAATATTATTGATACAGGTGGTATTGAAATTAGTGATGCTCCTTTCATGACTCAAATTCGCGAACAAGCAGAGTTAGCAATCGATGAAGCAGATGTCATCGTGTTTTTAACAAATGGACGTGAAGGTGTAACTGGAGCGGATGAAGAGGTCGCAAAAATTCTTTTCCGTTCCAAAAAGCCGGTGGTCTTAGGAGTAAATAAAATTGATAATCCTGATATGCGTGAGCATATATATGATTTCTATTCGCTTGGATGTGGTGAGCCATATCCAATTTCAGGAACTCATGGACTTGGTCTAGGGGATTTGTTAGATGTAGCGGCAGAACATTTTCCAAAAGATAATCGTGAAGAAAGAGATGAAAATAAAATCTATTTTTCTCTCATTGGACGTCCGAATGTTGGAAAATCTTCAATGGTTAATGCGATGTTAGGTGAGGAACGTGTTATTGTAAGTGATATAGAAGGAACAACTCGAGATGCTATTGATAGTGAATTCAAACGTGATGGACAAGAATATGTCATTATTGATACTGCAGGTATGCGTAAAAAAGGAAAAGTCTATGAAAGTACTGAAAAATATAGCGTATTACGTGCATTGCGAGCAATTGAACGTTCTGATGTCGTTCTTGTCGTTATCGATGCTGAGACAGGAATTATTGAACAAGATAAAAAGATTGCAGGTTACGCACATGAAGCAGGCCGTGGGGTTGTTCTCGTAGTGAATAAGTGGGATGCGGTTGAAAAAGATGAGCGTACGATGAATGAATTCGAAAAGAAAATTCGTGCTCATTTCCAATTTCTTGATTATGCACCGATTGTGTTCGTCTCGGCACAAACTAAACAGCGTTTACATGCATTAGTACCGATGATTGATCAAGTCGCAGAGAATCATAACTTACGTGTTCAAACGAATATCCTAAACGAAGTCGTTATGGATGCAGTTGCGATGAATCCTACACCTACAGATAAGGGAAGACGTTTGAAAATTTATTATGCTACTCAAGTTGCGGTGAAACCACCAACTTTTGTTATTTTTGTTAATGATCCTGAATTGATGCACTTCTCTTATTTACGATTTCTTGAAAATCAAATTCGAGAAGCGTTTGGCTTTAAAGGTACGCCAATTAAAATATTCCCACGAGCTCGCAAATAA
- a CDS encoding capping complex subunit for YIEGIA — protein MELQKYILATITTTPEKVGSGPSVFICNTDEEMETISANLEAILDGIAHQLTKDLYIIVKH, from the coding sequence ATGGAGCTACAGAAGTATATTTTAGCTACAATTACGACGACACCTGAAAAGGTAGGAAGTGGGCCTTCCGTTTTCATATGCAATACCGACGAGGAAATGGAAACTATTTCAGCAAACCTAGAAGCAATATTAGATGGGATCGCTCATCAGCTAACAAAAGATCTATATATTATAGTGAAACATTAA
- a CDS encoding YIEGIA family protein, which yields MNEYTLPILFGVILGTLSRLSMLKTDYRQYPTYLHGKVIHVSLGFIAAGLGTVLVPAIMEEEFTAITFLTLAASQFRDVRNMERDTLTELDAYELVPRGNTYIEGIAIAFESRNYLVILTSFAATLAYLVWNVWAGIFAGLVAIIISHRLMSGGTLKEIVDIQQESLRFEGAGLYIDNIYIMNIGLPARQEEILEHGMGFILTPKNLDVVSTIANLGQRQAILHDISVSLGVYRDSGTPALVPLIKRDLNDGRIGVFILPQERNVDKAIRIIGNVPILENAIRMPTESKASEKERPQ from the coding sequence GTGAATGAATATACATTACCGATACTCTTTGGAGTAATATTGGGCACACTTTCAAGGCTATCAATGTTGAAAACAGATTACAGGCAGTATCCTACTTATTTACATGGTAAAGTTATTCATGTATCACTTGGTTTTATCGCAGCTGGGCTTGGAACTGTATTAGTTCCAGCGATAATGGAAGAGGAATTTACTGCTATAACTTTTTTAACTCTTGCGGCTTCCCAATTCCGTGACGTTCGTAATATGGAACGAGATACATTAACTGAGCTAGATGCCTATGAACTTGTTCCTAGAGGTAATACGTATATTGAAGGGATAGCAATCGCATTTGAGAGTCGCAACTATCTTGTGATATTAACTTCATTTGCTGCAACCTTAGCTTACCTCGTTTGGAATGTATGGGCAGGTATTTTTGCAGGATTAGTAGCTATTATAATTTCCCATCGTCTAATGTCGGGTGGGACGTTAAAAGAAATCGTCGATATTCAACAAGAATCGTTACGATTCGAGGGAGCTGGTTTATACATTGATAACATTTACATAATGAATATTGGTTTGCCTGCTCGTCAAGAAGAAATTTTAGAACATGGAATGGGATTCATCTTAACTCCTAAGAACCTTGATGTTGTTTCGACGATTGCAAATTTAGGACAGCGTCAAGCAATATTACATGATATTTCGGTGTCGTTAGGTGTGTATCGTGATTCTGGTACACCCGCACTCGTTCCACTTATTAAACGTGATTTAAATGATGGGAGGATAGGAGTGTTCATTCTTCCTCAAGAACGTAATGTTGATAAGGCGATCAGAATTATTGGGAATGTACCAATTTTGGAGAATGCAATTCGAATGCCGACTGAATCAAAAGCAAGTGAGAAGGAGCGTCCACAATAA
- a CDS encoding YphA family membrane protein encodes MEGLFFYWVSWIGWIIVTFFMNKSSTRTILSYGLLSCIALSNWKITVYSYEISGSYIVLLCFALGTSYYLSKLQNLYLMIMTLTVTAAFVAFHLFEMFDPIWIIAHRQWLLSGLMFILVWLMSDMFLQRVLSLVIGMCQGEWLYTMMLYRYSYYGTIGGLKFLDLLTAGLGFLFMLSLAEWMISSMKRYWTYSERQ; translated from the coding sequence ATGGAGGGTTTATTTTTCTACTGGGTTAGTTGGATTGGCTGGATAATTGTAACGTTTTTTATGAATAAAAGTTCTACACGAACGATATTAAGTTACGGTTTACTTAGTTGTATTGCATTATCAAATTGGAAAATTACAGTATATTCTTATGAAATTAGCGGAAGTTATATAGTGTTACTCTGTTTTGCGTTAGGTACTAGTTATTATTTGTCAAAACTCCAAAACCTGTACTTAATGATTATGACATTGACTGTTACAGCTGCCTTTGTTGCTTTTCATTTATTTGAAATGTTTGATCCAATTTGGATCATTGCACATCGACAATGGTTGTTATCAGGTTTAATGTTCATATTAGTTTGGTTAATGAGTGATATGTTTTTGCAAAGGGTGCTCTCATTAGTAATTGGAATGTGTCAAGGGGAGTGGCTCTATACGATGATGCTTTATCGTTATTCCTATTATGGGACAATTGGAGGATTAAAATTTTTAGACTTGCTGACAGCTGGATTAGGATTTTTGTTTATGTTGTCGTTAGCAGAGTGGATGATTTCTTCAATGAAACGATATTGGACATATAGTGAGAGGCAGTGA
- a CDS encoding YpzI family protein, translated as MGKDRQEKKLRKKEGLENDRDQRLNYKGSTTMESPEEARNRNRQ; from the coding sequence ATGGGTAAAGACCGTCAAGAAAAAAAGCTTCGTAAAAAAGAGGGTTTAGAAAACGATCGTGATCAACGCTTAAATTATAAAGGCTCAACGACAATGGAAAGCCCTGAAGAAGCTCGAAACCGAAACAGACAATAA
- the fni gene encoding type 2 isopentenyl-diphosphate Delta-isomerase, translating to MSRQQRKIEHIQHALSTGQNRTHGLDDVKFVHQSLPDTDVEQVKLNTKVGELSLSSPLFINAMTGGGGEKTLELNQMLARVANATGISIAVGSQMSALKHDEERKTFEIVRKENSNGVVFANLGSEATVEQAEQAVEMLNADALQIHLNVIQELVMPEGDRCFSGALERIEQIANCLKVPIIVKEVGFGMSRETVKQLESVGVSIIDIGGFGGTNFSKVENERRVHILSYFNEWGISTAASIVEATTGRDNVPIIASGGIQNAMDVAKSLALGASAVGIAGFFLNIALQEGEAALISEIEQLHVDLKIIMTALGVNSIAELQRAPLVIAGSTQHWLTERGIDTTLYSSRTVR from the coding sequence TTGTCTAGACAGCAGCGGAAAATTGAGCACATTCAACATGCACTGTCTACTGGTCAAAATCGCACGCACGGATTAGATGATGTCAAGTTTGTGCATCAATCACTTCCAGATACTGATGTTGAGCAAGTAAAGCTCAATACAAAAGTAGGCGAACTTTCATTAAGTTCGCCTCTTTTTATCAATGCGATGACTGGTGGCGGTGGAGAAAAGACGTTAGAACTGAATCAGATGTTAGCTCGCGTTGCAAACGCAACAGGTATTAGTATTGCCGTTGGTTCACAAATGTCAGCACTAAAACATGATGAAGAACGTAAGACATTTGAAATTGTACGCAAAGAAAATTCAAATGGCGTTGTGTTTGCGAATCTTGGTAGTGAAGCAACAGTTGAACAAGCAGAACAAGCAGTAGAAATGCTTAATGCAGATGCGTTGCAAATTCATTTAAATGTGATTCAAGAACTTGTTATGCCTGAAGGTGATCGGTGTTTTAGTGGGGCCCTAGAACGAATTGAACAGATTGCTAACTGTTTAAAAGTTCCGATAATTGTAAAAGAAGTTGGGTTTGGAATGAGTCGGGAAACAGTGAAACAGTTAGAAAGTGTAGGTGTTTCAATCATTGATATTGGGGGTTTTGGGGGAACTAATTTCTCTAAAGTAGAAAATGAGCGTCGTGTACATATATTATCCTATTTCAATGAATGGGGCATTTCTACAGCAGCATCTATTGTAGAGGCTACTACAGGTCGAGATAATGTACCGATTATAGCATCAGGAGGAATTCAGAATGCAATGGATGTAGCAAAATCGTTAGCACTAGGTGCTTCTGCAGTTGGTATAGCAGGGTTCTTCCTCAACATTGCGCTACAAGAGGGTGAAGCTGCATTAATATCTGAAATTGAACAATTACATGTAGATTTAAAGATCATCATGACTGCACTCGGTGTGAATTCGATTGCCGAATTACAACGTGCACCTCTTGTTATTGCTGGTTCAACACAGCACTGGTTAACTGAACGTGGAATTGATACGACACTATATAGTAGTCGTACTGTTCGATGA